Below is a genomic region from Pseudomonadota bacterium.
CCAATTAGCCCAGCTAAAAACAATTGCCGACCAGTATTCAACTATCCAGAAATGGACGTTGTTTATGATCGTGTGACCATGAACATTGCACCATCACTTGACGGTGGTAAAGAGTGGCATCCGCTCTCAGTCAGCCTTCGAACTAAGATGGCTTACGTGCCAATATACAACTTCACTATGGACCTCCAGGCTAAGAAGATGGAGTGGAAGCGTGGTGAGTGGTACTTAGGTGCTAAGGTTATTACGTTCAACGCTGGCGCTGGCTTGATTAAGGCGTTTGACGTTGCTACCGGTAAGCTTGCATGGACGAGGTCACAGAGCTGGCCAGCAACAAGTGGTCTTTTGAGCACAGCTGGTGGACTAGCATTCTACGGCGATCCAGATGGACGATTCAACGCTGTTAATGACGAGACAGGTGAACACCTATGGTCATTCCACGTTGGTTCCGGTATCCACGGTAACCCAACCACATATACCCTTGAAGGTACGCAGTACGTTGCCATCGTATACGGTGCTGGTGGTGGTGGTATTTGGCCTCTGTACTACGCAAACTTCCTTAAGACACACACCAAAGGTGGTGGCTTAATGGTCTTCTCAGTCAACTAAGATTGACTTTTTAGACGCTACTGAGAAGTAGTTGTAAGAGTTAAATGAGGGAGGGCTTTTTAGCCCTCCCTTGTTTTTGTAGCAGAGTTGTGTAAATGGGTGATGATCGGAGTATTGATCATCATGCAGAAAATAAGATTCCGTCATTGTTGATTATTTGAAATATTGTGAACTTAATAGACGTAAACTGATCTTTCTTAATTTGAACTACAGTTCCTGGGAGATAGCTTTGTTGAAAAATAAATGGTTGAAAGTTTTAATTGGTATCGTGTTTGGTTCTTTGCCGCTGATCGGTTCAGCTGACGACGTAGAAAACACCTTTGACAAAATTAAAGCGCGGGGCAAGATGACGGTGTGCGCAGATCCGTACTCTTATCCGTATTCAGTTAAAGACGTCACCCCACCGGGGTTTGATATAGAAATTATGGGCGAGTTAGCTAAACTCGGTGGTTTAGAACTCGAGATGTACTGGGCGGACACTGGTACCCGAGGAGGTATGTCACGAGCACTCCGTAATTCAATCCTTAAAGGGCGATGTCATTTGTTTGCTGGCGTAGGCGATAACGGCGAAGACGACGTACTGATGGGGCAGATGGCATTCACCAAGGCCTATATGTCAGTGGGGTACGTTATGGTGACGCAAAATAAAGCGTCGGGCCTAACGATTAAAGAAATTATAGATGCGGGTATTCCTATTGGGGTACAAATGTCTACGCCGATTGATGCGTGGCTTCATGATCGTGGTATCAAACGCGCCTTACAAGCGGACAACGCACGTGTGATGCTAGACATGGTCAAAGGTACAACCGATGCAGCTATTGTGTTTTCGCATGCGCCTTCTCAAGCAAAACGTGTTCATCCGGAAGCAACGTTTACGTTGTCTGACAAATATAGTGCCCGTGCGCTGTATGAAGCAGTAGGAGCGGACTATGTTGGGGAGGGGCTTGGACAACAAATGTGGGATCTCAAATTCGTCGTTCGAAAGCACGATATAAGTTTACTGGATTTTGTTAATAAGGGTATTGAGACATTAACTCAAAACGGTACAATAGCGAGGCTAGTAGAGAAGTATTATGTTCCATACTTTCCTGCGTTAGAAGAGTAAGAATATATGCAGTAAATTATTTGATTGGGGAGGCAATTAGGTATGTCAGGCATGTCATTTTTATTACCCTTCCGTCGCTACGGTGCCACAGCGTGCGCTGTTATTGTGATAGGGCTTTTAGCAAACATGGGTGTAGGCAATGTCTATGCTCAGGAATCTACGTTAGCAGAGCAAACACTCACACAAGAGTGTATTGATCAAATATATGCGGGCAAAATGCATCAAAGTAATAGTGCAGATTTGGCATTGGAAATCGAAAAAGATTGCTTATTTAAAAACGGTCGGGAATGGTATGACCGTCGATGTTCCTTTTGTCATGGTGGTCAAGGTAAGGGCGGTAAAGGTCCTTGTTTGACGTGTGGAAAGTTTTCCTACTCCGCGAACAGTAATATGGCGATCCTGACAACCATCTCTGTCGGCATCACCAATAAAAGTTTGGGTGGAGCCATGGGGGCGTTTGGTACAACGATTTCTGGGATGGACATCCTATCGATCGTAACGTATTTGCGGGCAGAAGAAATTCGCCGTATTGCCTCCAAAGAAATCAAGGATCCTTATATTAAGGAAGAGGTTATGGTCTTTCCTGAGTAAGCTGTAGAGCGTTTTGATTCATAAAAAAACCGGCTAAAAGCCGGTTTTTTTATTGGTGTCCGGTACTTCCAAATCCCCCAGAACCGCGCGAACTTTCGTCAAAATCATCCACTAGATTAAATGCAACCTGCGCTACCGGTATGATTACCAATTGTGCGATACGGTCCATGGGTATTAATTGAAATGGCTCTGATCCTCTATTCCAAACTGATACCATAATTTGTCCTTGGTAATCCGAATCTATAAGCCCAACTAGGTTTCCTAAGACAATCCCATGCTTGTGTCCTAGTCCTGAACGGGGAAGGATCACGGCTGCGTAATTAGGATCTCGAATGTTAATAGCAAAGCCTGTAGGTACCAATATTGCTTGCCCCGGTTCAACAGTCTTCGCTTCATCGAGGCAGGCTCTCAAGTCGAGTCCTGCAGAGCCTGGGGTTGAATATTCTGGCAGTTGATCTTTAATTCTTGAATCTAGAATTTTGACGTCTAAGCGATTCATTAGTCTTTTTGGGTTTGCTTACTGTTTATTGATAAGGCCGCTTATATGCGTCATGAGCTGCCTGGCTTGTTCAAGTTTCGAGCTAGGGGCTAGTTTCTTTGTTCCATGATCATCGATGAGCACTAGTGAGTTATTGTCGCTATTAAGTGCTTCAGTAACTAGATTGGCTGCGATCAAAGGAATACCTTTTTCAATTCTTTTCTTTCGAGCATACTCTTCAACATCTTGACTCTCTGCGGCAAAACCAACGCAGAAGGGATGATTTTTTCGACGGGCAACCGACTTCAAAATATCTGGTGTCTCTTCAAATTCAATACTTAGTTTCTGTTGCGATTTTTTTATTTTATGTGCACTTGGATTCTTAACACTAAAATCTGCGACTGCAGCGACCGATATAAAAATATCTGCGTGATCTATCTCATTTAGCACCGCATCAAACATATCTTGAGCCGAGATTATCGAAATGAATCTTGCTCGCGTTGGAGGGTTAAGACTGGTTTTTCCAGAAATCAGTGTTACGTTAGCGCCTGCATCTTGGGCGGCTTGCGCTACCGCATATCCCATTTTCCCCGAACTTGTATTGGTAATACCACGTACTGCGTCAATTGCCTCGTAGGTCGGCCCGGCTGTTACAATTACATTTTTGCCTTGCAGTGATTTTGGCTGTAGCCACGACACGAGCTCACTGGCGATCAGTGACGGTTCGCTCATTCGGCCAATCCCTAGTTCACCACACGCTTGTTCACCACTATCTGGCCCGATGAGGTGAATACCATCAGTCAGTAAGGTTTTGATATTCCTTTGTGTAGAGGCGTTCTCCCACATTTGTCTATTCATTGCGGGTGCGATCATCAGGGTGCATTGTCTGGCTAGACACAGTGTGCTGAGTAAGTCGTCCGCTCGCCCCGAGGTGAGTTTAGCTATGAAGTCAGCCGTAGCTGGTGCAACCAAAATGAGATCGCAATCCCTCGATAGTTCGATATGAGGCATACCATTTGGAATGGTTTGATCCCACATCGATGTGTACACAGGATTCCCACTCAACGCTTGCAGGGTTACAGGAGAAATAAATTCAGCCCCAGAGTTCGTCATTACTACGCGAACATCAGCACCGTCTTTTTTTAGTAAGCGGACCAATTCAGCAGCTTTGTACGCTGCGATACCTCCTGTGACGCCGAGAAGAATACGTTTGCCGTTTAGCTCGTTCATTTCAGGTTGTTTTGGAAAATCGCTAAAAGAAAACTATGTAAGCTGTATAGTCTACACCAATCATTATTGTGCGGTATTGGTTTGCTTACGATCTTGAGGTTTTTTGACTGGCCTCTCGATTAATTTTTTGTAGCTTTTCTACCAATTCAATCAGACTGGTATATTGGTAATTAGCAATCGTAGCAACTTGGTCCGATCCGACGAGGTGTATATACCGACTGAGATGGTCTGTGGCGAGGTCACCAAACGCGAACTGGCTGATAGGTCGTGATTTGTCCCAGCCATACAAGATTGAGATAAGTGACGGTTTTGTGACGCCATATTCGTCTTTTTCTCTGGTTTTAAGTCGCCTCTCGACCCGAGCATTTTCAAGTCCCATTAAGGAGATGGAAATAGTTTCATTCTCATCGGGTGTAGCTGTATGTTCATGGGAATCTAAAACTCCATTTGTCGCGCCATGGACATGGTAAAACCAGTGCCCCGATTTGTCTTTTTCCAGTAGATATGAATCCCCTTGATAGACGAGCTCAACAGATAAAATTTCTGACAGTTCAACAGGTAGTAAGGCACCACTCTCAAATACGTTCTTGTGGCCGCCGTGCCCGGAATGGTTGTCATTGCTTCCATCTTGATTCAAATTGAGGACGACAATAAGCGCAATTAGCCACAGCAATATGATCCATACAATTTTGACGCTCGAGTTTGAGCTCACTAACGGCGCCTCCACCAAACAGCTATGCCAATGATAGCCATTAATGCGGGAATAAGAATGATCGATAAAACGAAGGTTCCCTTCATTTGAGTATTCGTCAAATTCACCCTGGCAATATCAAGTGATTTTGGCTCTAAACCAATCAGGTCTTCTTGTGCAGCTAGATAGTTGATAGTACTCAACAGCAGTTTTCCGTTACCCATTACGTGAAAAAAAGAGTTGGTCGCGAAGTCTGAGTCGCCAATAATAGCAATTCTCGAAGAGGGGCCAGTAACTTCTTGCGCAGCTGTTTTTTCTACTGTCTCTCCCCGTAATTCGCGCGCCATCGCCTCTGCGTTTTTTCCAAAGCCCGGGTTGCGTTCTACGATAACCATTAGTGTGAGTGGTCCTTTACGATCAACGCCATCATTGAATCCAGGTTGGGCAATTTCAGTTTCCCCGTAGCTTTTAAGTGATGTGTTAATGAGCGGCCGCACATTTGTATTAGAGACCGGAACATCAGTGGGGGAGAGTGAGCGAACACCAGGGAAAAAAGTCAGCGTTAGATCATCAGTGATTGAATGACGGTTATAGTTTGTTACAGCTGGTGATGAAATATCCGCCCAGAAATGGCTCTCTGGATCTAGAACGAGATTGTTGTCCAATACAACGCCTAATTTTTCAATGATTGGCTCGAGCCCAGTTTTCACAAATGGATCGAGCATAAATAAGATGTTATTTCCGTTTTTTATGTATTGATCAATCCATTGAACCTCAGATAGCATGAGCGGCGTTTGAGGCCCGGCTACTAAAAACACAGCGCAATCTTCTTTTGCACCTCCCCCTTGAGCCAGAGTAACTTTACTAACTACATAGTTCATTGATTCGAGGCTATTGCGTAGCTTAGCCATACCATGGCGTTCATGTAGCACGTACTGCGTCCCTAGCCCATGCTCGTGACCGATATCACCCTCGTTATGATCATGTTGCTCTAAGCTGAAAGGATCCGGTTCACCGTGGCCATCTAAGAAGCAGATTGTTTGCTGAATACCTTGAGATATTTTCAGAATGCCGTTTGCGATATCACTTTCGTGGGCCGTATTGACTTGTAATCGCCGACCCTCGCTCTCGAACAATGCAGTACCTGAAAACTCAACTCCTTTCATACGGGCAATAGAGGGGTTGAGCATTGGATCATGAAACTCCACCGTGACTTTATCTGACTTTGACGCGATCAGCTGATAGAACTCCACCGTGTCTCGCATCATGGGATCATGAAAGAAGCTGATATGAACGGGAGTTTTTAGATTTTCTAGCATGTCAATAGTTTCTGCGGACAGCGAGTATAAATCTCCTTGAGTCATATCGATCCGAAAGGGATATTTAATTGATAGGTAACATACTGCTACCACGATGCCCACCATTCCAACTGACCACGCAAGTGCTTCGCCCTGTTGTTTTTTAAAGAATAGATTTAATTCGGCTCGTAGCAGGTAAGCGCCTAAGATGGTTACAAGTAAGCCAGTAACAAGTAGCGCATTAGCAACTACCAAAGTGTCTACCAATATAGCATCCATAACGATGCTTAAAACAAGAAGCGTGATTCCCAATATTAGAATCAATAGATTGCGAAATGATTGCTCCATGATTATCGTCTTCCCTGCATATAGGCTGTGTTAAGTATCAGGGCGATTAGGGTCACCGCTAAGAAAAAAATCACGCCCTCTGAGCGAATGATCCCACGCAGAAAATCACCATAATGTCCGCTAAACGACAGGTAGTCAGATAAACTTCTCAACCAGGCAGTCTGTTGGAATGATTTAAATTTACCAACAAACCAAAACCCAAGTAAAACAGGCCAAGTCATGAGTGCGGCAATGATTTGATTTTCAGTTAAAGCCGAAAATAGTTGACCGATTGCGATACATGCCATGCCTAATAAGATAAATCCGACGTAGCCCGATATGATATTTAGGATATGCGGGTTGCCGTAGAGCCACAATGGAATGAGATTGATGCAGGTGGTTAGCGTCATAATCAGGAAAATAATGACTGCACCCAAATATTTTCCTAGAACGATTTCCCATTTCCTAAGTGGTAGTGTCATCAAAAGCTCGATGGTTCTACCACTATATTCAGCAGAAAACAAACGCATAGATATGGCCGGTACAACAGTGATGAGCAGGACACCCATACTCTGTAATGTCGTATCCATAGCGGCTGAGCCGCTCAAGAATACATGATCAATGAAAAAATAACCCGTACCCAGTAAGAAAACTGCGACGATGAAATAGGCGATCGGTGATTGGAAATAGTTGGTTAGCTCTTTGTTGAGCACTGCGGTTAAGCCGTTCATAGGTTTATATTTTCCCGCTGCGCACCGTCATTGACATATTTTAAAAAAACATTTTCTAGAGTTGGCTTTTGTCTTGCGAGGCTATGTAAGGCTCCATGAGCCGTAACTATCTTCGCTAGATCAGATTCGATACCGTCTCGCGATTCAACATGGCAATTCACCTGAAAATACCTCTCTTTATTCTTGACAGGAGAGAACTTGACGTCTTTGACGCCGTTTATGGATCTAATAGCTTCCTCAATTTTTTGGTTATCCCCACTGAGCTCCATTGATACGTTGTTTGTGCGGTCCGACGCAGATTGCAAAGCTTCTGGAGAGTCAACGGCCAGTATACGACCGTCGTTAATGATCGCAATACGCTGACAAATAAGGGTTACCTCGGGCAGAATATGCGTGCTCAATAAAACAGCGTGGTCTTGGCCGAAAGATCTGATGACCTCTCGAGTTTCTTGTATTTGTCCTGGATCTAAACCTGCTGTCGGCTCATCAAGTAGCAATACTTCTGGATCGCCTAAGAGCGCTTGGGCTAACCCAACTCGCTGGCGATATCCCTTAGATAGTTTATAAATTTCTTTGTCTGTTACCGCTTCCAATCGGCATGCAGTAATGACTCGGTCAAGCTCTAAGTTGATTCTCGATCGACTAATTCGTTTAACTTTTGAAACAAATTGTAAATAGCGTTTAACTTTCAATACTTCGTATAGTGGTGGATGCTCTGGCAGGTACCCTATTTTTTTCGCGCCCTCATAGTTATCGTGGGACATATCATGTCCGGCGACAACCACCTTACCTGTTGTGGTTGCGGTGAAGCCGGCAATCATACGCATCGTAGTAGTTTTTCCCGCCCCATTAGGCCCGAGAAAACCAACAATTTCCCCTTTTTTAACATCAAAGGAGATGTCATGAATGATTTCTTTACTGCCATACCTTTTGGTAACAGATTCGACAGATATCAGAGCAGGTTGATTTGACACGGTATTTGTGTGAATTCCGGATGATGTTCAGGTTAAAAAAACCCCCTATGAAGGGGGTTTTTTCCGTTAAGTCTACGTTACAAGTAAATTATTACTTGTACCAACGATCTCCACCGGCCGCCCACTGATTTTCATCGTGGCCAAAAAATAGCTGGACGCCTTGTAGATCACGAATGAACTTCATGCGATTTAATGATTCAAAATACGTCTTAACACTGAAGTTTAAGCCTGCAGGATGGCCGTCAAGGTTTTCCTGCATCCAAATGGCATCTTGAGCAAGTAGGATACGCTTGCCAGACTTCATTGTAACTTGCATTGACTGGTGGCCAAGTGTGTGACCTGGCGTGCTTAAAATCACAACGCTTCCGTCACCAAAGAGGTCATAGTCGCCATTAAGTTCCAGGAAGTTGTAGCCTCGAGTGCCTTCCATGTCTGCTTTGACGAATGGAGCTCCGGTACGGCCTTGGAATTGCTCTG
It encodes:
- a CDS encoding transporter substrate-binding domain-containing protein, which codes for MLKNKWLKVLIGIVFGSLPLIGSADDVENTFDKIKARGKMTVCADPYSYPYSVKDVTPPGFDIEIMGELAKLGGLELEMYWADTGTRGGMSRALRNSILKGRCHLFAGVGDNGEDDVLMGQMAFTKAYMSVGYVMVTQNKASGLTIKEIIDAGIPIGVQMSTPIDAWLHDRGIKRALQADNARVMLDMVKGTTDAAIVFSHAPSQAKRVHPEATFTLSDKYSARALYEAVGADYVGEGLGQQMWDLKFVVRKHDISLLDFVNKGIETLTQNGTIARLVEKYYVPYFPALEE
- a CDS encoding c-type cytochrome, with product MSFLLPFRRYGATACAVIVIGLLANMGVGNVYAQESTLAEQTLTQECIDQIYAGKMHQSNSADLALEIEKDCLFKNGREWYDRRCSFCHGGQGKGGKGPCLTCGKFSYSANSNMAILTTISVGITNKSLGGAMGAFGTTISGMDILSIVTYLRAEEIRRIASKEIKDPYIKEEVMVFPE
- the dut gene encoding dUTP diphosphatase gives rise to the protein MNRLDVKILDSRIKDQLPEYSTPGSAGLDLRACLDEAKTVEPGQAILVPTGFAINIRDPNYAAVILPRSGLGHKHGIVLGNLVGLIDSDYQGQIMVSVWNRGSEPFQLIPMDRIAQLVIIPVAQVAFNLVDDFDESSRGSGGFGSTGHQ
- the coaBC gene encoding bifunctional phosphopantothenoylcysteine decarboxylase/phosphopantothenate--cysteine ligase CoaBC, producing MNELNGKRILLGVTGGIAAYKAAELVRLLKKDGADVRVVMTNSGAEFISPVTLQALSGNPVYTSMWDQTIPNGMPHIELSRDCDLILVAPATADFIAKLTSGRADDLLSTLCLARQCTLMIAPAMNRQMWENASTQRNIKTLLTDGIHLIGPDSGEQACGELGIGRMSEPSLIASELVSWLQPKSLQGKNVIVTAGPTYEAIDAVRGITNTSSGKMGYAVAQAAQDAGANVTLISGKTSLNPPTRARFISIISAQDMFDAVLNEIDHADIFISVAAVADFSVKNPSAHKIKKSQQKLSIEFEETPDILKSVARRKNHPFCVGFAAESQDVEEYARKKRIEKGIPLIAANLVTEALNSDNNSLVLIDDHGTKKLAPSSKLEQARQLMTHISGLINKQ
- a CDS encoding GldG family protein, with the translated sequence MEQSFRNLLILILGITLLVLSIVMDAILVDTLVVANALLVTGLLVTILGAYLLRAELNLFFKKQQGEALAWSVGMVGIVVAVCYLSIKYPFRIDMTQGDLYSLSAETIDMLENLKTPVHISFFHDPMMRDTVEFYQLIASKSDKVTVEFHDPMLNPSIARMKGVEFSGTALFESEGRRLQVNTAHESDIANGILKISQGIQQTICFLDGHGEPDPFSLEQHDHNEGDIGHEHGLGTQYVLHERHGMAKLRNSLESMNYVVSKVTLAQGGGAKEDCAVFLVAGPQTPLMLSEVQWIDQYIKNGNNILFMLDPFVKTGLEPIIEKLGVVLDNNLVLDPESHFWADISSPAVTNYNRHSITDDLTLTFFPGVRSLSPTDVPVSNTNVRPLINTSLKSYGETEIAQPGFNDGVDRKGPLTLMVIVERNPGFGKNAEAMARELRGETVEKTAAQEVTGPSSRIAIIGDSDFATNSFFHVMGNGKLLLSTINYLAAQEDLIGLEPKSLDIARVNLTNTQMKGTFVLSIILIPALMAIIGIAVWWRRR
- a CDS encoding ABC transporter permease, with the translated sequence MNGLTAVLNKELTNYFQSPIAYFIVAVFLLGTGYFFIDHVFLSGSAAMDTTLQSMGVLLITVVPAISMRLFSAEYSGRTIELLMTLPLRKWEIVLGKYLGAVIIFLIMTLTTCINLIPLWLYGNPHILNIISGYVGFILLGMACIAIGQLFSALTENQIIAALMTWPVLLGFWFVGKFKSFQQTAWLRSLSDYLSFSGHYGDFLRGIIRSEGVIFFLAVTLIALILNTAYMQGRR
- a CDS encoding ABC transporter ATP-binding protein, producing the protein MSNQPALISVESVTKRYGSKEIIHDISFDVKKGEIVGFLGPNGAGKTTTMRMIAGFTATTTGKVVVAGHDMSHDNYEGAKKIGYLPEHPPLYEVLKVKRYLQFVSKVKRISRSRINLELDRVITACRLEAVTDKEIYKLSKGYRQRVGLAQALLGDPEVLLLDEPTAGLDPGQIQETREVIRSFGQDHAVLLSTHILPEVTLICQRIAIINDGRILAVDSPEALQSASDRTNNVSMELSGDNQKIEEAIRSINGVKDVKFSPVKNKERYFQVNCHVESRDGIESDLAKIVTAHGALHSLARQKPTLENVFLKYVNDGAQRENINL